The Candidatus Poseidoniia archaeon genomic interval CGATTACTTTATATATTACTTTCTTTTATAGACATTATAACAAGTAACATGGAAACTACCAGTGAAACCGTACCTGCCCTGCGTGAAATGGTTAATTCAGTCACGAACCGGCTCCAGAACCAGAACAGCCGCCAGTCCTACCGCAGTGCGCTCGAAAAATTCCTCGCCTGGTATTCGGCCGCCGGCCACGCGGCGCTGGACGCCGCGATCGTGAGGGAATACCTGCTCTACCTCGAAAACAGCGGCAAAGCGCGCGGGACCATCGCGACGACCCTGTCTGTACTGCGGCAGCTGTTCAAGGACCTCCGGCGGCTCGGGACGATTAACGAGAAAACATACCGGGACCTGCTCGAAATCCGGTTCCGGCGTCCGCGAGGCCAGCGCCTGCGTACCTGGCTCACGCTCGCGGAAGTGCAGGAACTGCTACAGGGCCTGCTGCGCGACCGCATCCACGACGTGCGCGATCGCGCCATCCTGGCACTTCTGGCAGGCTGTGGCTTGCGGCGCTTTGAACTCTGCGGCCTGCGACTCGAGCAGATGCAGGAAGCGCAGGGACGGCTGGTCATCGCCAACATCCGTGGCAAGGGCGACCGTCAGCGCACTGTCGCCGTCCCCACCTGGGCCGGGAAATGCCTCGAGGAATGGCTCGCAGCCTCGGCGGAGCTACGGCCCGGCGCGTTCATCTTCTTCTCCATCCGCAGGAACGGGACGCCGGGCTCAGCTAGCATAACCCCGCAGGCCGTGCGTGATATTGTCGCCCGCCACAGCCGGGAACTCCTTGGAAAGCAGGTACTGCCGCATGACCTGCGGCGCACTTACGCGCAGCTAGCCTACAAGGCTGGCGCCGACCTGCGGCAGGTACAGCTTAGCCTGGGGCACAGCAGCATCCGCACCACCGAGATTTACCTTGGGCTGGACCAGGACTTCGCAAGCGCACCGGGCGACCTGCTCGAAATCAGCCTCTAGCATTTCGAGAAGGCATTCGCTGGCGCATGGCATGATGCAGCTTGGAACCCGCCGCAGATGGCGGCGGGTTCCTTGGTGCGTTCTTGGTCTAGTGGCGGCGGCGGAGCGCGATAGCGCCCAGTGCGCCAGCCGAGACGAGCAGCGAGAGACCCGGCAGGCCACTGTCCTCCTCTTCTGCCGGCGATGCTCGACGCACCGAAGACCGGGCGAATGCAGCAGTTCCTGGGACAGATACTTGACGCCTGAACTAATTTCATGTCAGCATATTAATTAATCGATTAATGTGTTATCAATAATATAATTATTATATTATTATTATAAATCAAAATTAATCCTCTCAATTGTCAAAATATTGTACAGAAGTTATTAATACACGAGTCCCATGAATGGTCGATGAACACAAGGATATCCTGCTGGTATGCCTTGGTTGGGGCCCTCTTTCTGGGTGTCCTTGTGTTCCTCCCAGGTTCGGAAGCTGATTCTACTCAATTGCTAAAATATAATCATTTAAACGCAAATGAAGAAAATCAATTGGAGTACATTATACAGAATCACCGGGATGAAAGCCTTGACTACGACCTTAAATTCAGTGTCACCAGCATTGACCACCAGACACTTGTCCAAGGCATACCTGAAGTGCAGTCGATTTCCCTCGATAGGTATATAAATCAAATAATCTATTTCAATTTCACGGTTCCCACTTCAGGCGACTACAGTTTCAGCCTCACTGCCACCATCTCCAATTCCACCTCCAAGTGGACCGAGACCTCAACCGAAACCCTCCGCTTCAGGGAAGTTATAGCTAGTCTGGACCTACAGCAGTTCGACAGGGTTGACTACGATTCCGATACCGATAACGGCTTCTGGGAATGGGACGGGAGCCTCCGCCTCTCCGACTCGCCGGAGCCTTTCGTCGCCGGCGCAGTCATCGGGCCGGTAACGCTCGGGCACCTGCGCGAGCCGTGGCTGGAATTCTTCTCGGACGCCAGCGCCGGGACAGGTGTGCTGCGGCTGGGCTACTCGACCGACTACCTCCCGGAAGACCGTTATTCTGCCAGCTGGACTTCGCTCCTGACAGTGAACGGGAATAACGATAATTTCATAATTGCGCTGCCGGAAACGGACGAAATATACCTGCGTTTCTACGCCAGTTGTGACGACGGTTGCGGCTGGGAGATTGGCCAGACTTCGCTTTCAGGTGTCAAGCGCTGGCACGACCTCCGGGCCAGCGTTCCCGGATACCACTTCGTGCCCCTTGACGGTGGCAGCAGCCTCGACGCCAGCCTCACCAACTTCGGATTAGTGGATGAAGAACTGGGAAATATTTCTGCCCATTTCCTGATTTACGAAAATGAGGTTGTGGTTGACGAAGGACTCCAGTCAGTTGCCCTCGCTTCCGGCGAGCAGAAATCAGTCACATTCGCCCCCACGCTCGCGGAGCCGGGAATCTACCGCGCCGAACTGCGCTTCGAAACCAGCACGGGCGTTACATCTACGCTGGAATTCTATATTGGCCATTCGGCAGCGGCTATCGCAGATTTCGACGATCCCGGCGCGCGCAGTTGTGCCATCCTGCTGAAGAGCGGTAGCGAAGCGGTTCCCGCGCTTGGAGTGCCCTTCACCCTGCTCGAATCGCATGAGAACTACCACATCCTGGAAGTCGAAACTGAGAGCCTGCCTGCCATCGTCGCCTCTGGGATCGAAATCGTTGCGGCCGTGAGCCTTGACACCTACGGTATTTCCATCGGTAGCGAGCTGGCCGTGGTCGATACTGGCGACGAATGGCAGGTCTATACGGCTGAACTGCTTGACCCGGCGCCCATGCAGATTGAACTGGCAATCGGCAACAGCGGTTTCTACAGCGAAGAATTCATGCTTGAATACCACTATTCTCCGTTGTTCCTAACCTCGGTTTCCGGTCCGTCCACGGCGCTCATTGCTCCCGGGACAGTCGCTACCATCCCGGTCACCATCACCCCCCACGCCAGTATCCCGCAGCCCGGCAGCAGCCCGGTTACCGTCACAGTGAGGCTCCCCGGCGTCGGAATCAGCGAATCTGTGACTCTACTATTTGATTACCGTGAACCCGTTTTCGAAGCTTCGGAAGTCCGGCTTGACCGGCACTCATTGCTAGCGGAGCAGGAAATCCGGGGCAAGCTGGCGCTACTCAACGACGGCTTCCCGGCCAATGGGCTGCGGGCGGAAATTATCCTGCTGGCAC includes:
- a CDS encoding tyrosine-type recombinase/integrase is translated as METTSETVPALREMVNSVTNRLQNQNSRQSYRSALEKFLAWYSAAGHAALDAAIVREYLLYLENSGKARGTIATTLSVLRQLFKDLRRLGTINEKTYRDLLEIRFRRPRGQRLRTWLTLAEVQELLQGLLRDRIHDVRDRAILALLAGCGLRRFELCGLRLEQMQEAQGRLVIANIRGKGDRQRTVAVPTWAGKCLEEWLAASAELRPGAFIFFSIRRNGTPGSASITPQAVRDIVARHSRELLGKQVLPHDLRRTYAQLAYKAGADLRQVQLSLGHSSIRTTEIYLGLDQDFASAPGDLLEISL
- a CDS encoding winged helix-turn-helix transcriptional regulator, producing MEYIIQNHRDESLDYDLKFSVTSIDHQTLVQGIPEVQSISLDRYINQIIYFNFTVPTSGDYSFSLTATISNSTSKWTETSTETLRFREVIASLDLQQFDRVDYDSDTDNGFWEWDGSLRLSDSPEPFVAGAVIGPVTLGHLREPWLEFFSDASAGTGVLRLGYSTDYLPEDRYSASWTSLLTVNGNNDNFIIALPETDEIYLRFYASCDDGCGWEIGQTSLSGVKRWHDLRASVPGYHFVPLDGGSSLDASLTNFGLVDEELGNISAHFLIYENEVVVDEGLQSVALASGEQKSVTFAPTLAEPGIYRAELRFETSTGVTSTLEFYIGHSAAAIADFDDPGARSCAILLKSGSEAVPALGVPFTLLESHENYHILEVETESLPAIVASGIEIVAAVSLDTYGISIGSELAVVDTGDEWQVYTAELLDPAPMQIELAIGNSGFYSEEFMLEYHYSPLFLTSVSGPSTALIAPGTVATIPVTITPHASIPQPGSSPVTVTVRLPGVGISESVTLLFDYREPVFEASEVRLDRHSLLAEQEIRGKLALLNDGFPANGLRAEIILLAPSGSESNIWSRNIEELGHGEEFSASFSHAPQQGGLYQLRLKVYQQDELLYSAIAEQDFRVVAGDGEEVAEPTVIELPRPATSMLALLSFLGLVFYTASSENSRYLGFKLFLPLYTRLRRDTLADEPTRQNLMRYIYGHPGANFTQLREHFNLHNGTLSHHLNVLENHSVIESFRAGRQRLFYPCRAERAGVVARPPVTGEVQQQIVMLIKEEPGITQSMIATRLDMSRQKVNYHVNALTRQALIRVEPSGRITRLYPLHFT